DNA sequence from the Pungitius pungitius chromosome 16, fPunPun2.1, whole genome shotgun sequence genome:
cctaaatgcactgagttgccgccatgtgattggctgcttagaaattaagtgttaaagagcagttggacaggtgtacctaataaagtggccggtgagtgtatgtatgaTGCTTGTTTTCTCAAATTTGCCTTACAAAAGAAAGCTTTGTTCaagaataaagaaatgcattatACACACAAATTTTACTAATAACTTCCATTGTATGGTTTTTGCATAAGACGTCGGCTCATTGTCTGCGTTAATCAGGTATTTCACAGCTAGTGATAGGATAGCAAACAAATATGTCACATAATCAGCAGACGTTGTAAATGAAAAGTCAAGCGAGCCTCATCGCAGACGTTCCAACAGctattggagttttttttttcttaccttcTCTTTTAAGTAGTCTATGGAATGAGTGGGTAAATTAAATAGAATTAAAATATACAAGGTGGTATTGCCTTGTTATAACATATCTATTGGTTTTAGCTTTAAAGCAGATATTTTATGaaaattccccttttttttgtgctacTACACGTTAATTTGGGGATCTGTCATATATATACTGCAGCGTCTTGGGTGTCGTGGCTCACTCACAACACGGAGGCGAAAGGACGTACGGGCAGGAATCCTTTAGTCTTGTTCAAGAAGACCATGCTATCTCTACACGCTGTAACGTTACTTACTGTGCTATAAACTGGAACTCTTCTGCCTAACTTGACTAGCCTCCCCTGATCACTGGCCGCCCCCTGCCTAGCACGTACAGTGACTCCCCATGATTGGCCGCAGTGAGGGGGGTGACGTGACACACagaactaacacacacacacacacacacactcctgatcAAGGTTGCTACAATACAATATTTGCCAAAGCACTTAACTTCCTTTTTGCAAACGTCGGATACACTTGGAACAGCTAGCTAGCAGCATGAAGCAAATGAAGCCCTCAAGATGCACGATCCGCTCAGAGGGGAGAGATGGCTCATTTAAAGGAACAGGTCACTCTGTGGAGGGCTGTTTTAGACAGGGTAAAAAGGGTAATGTTTTGAATgatccttgtggtattttgaccaTAGAATGTTAGACATTTCATTAAGACCCCAAGGAACCTTAGCAACTTGTGGTGAAATGGGCATACCGTGGGTCCTTTTAATATTTACCTTCACGACCAGGAAAACAGTCAAATTATATTGCTTTGTTAACGtttctttctccatttcatTTCAGGACAGTCAAAGGAGGGTCTGGGGggcttgtctgtttgtgtcGGGGATAGATTTGGATGTTGCCAGTTTCACCGTAACTCAAGTTCTGAAAGCAGTAAATCTGAAGTGAGTAGTATTGGTGGATGAtgcatttttttccaaatactTATACACATCAATGCCTGTCAAATGAGTCCTTTGAATAGACATTTTATCttatgttaaaatatatattgttccaTGCAATAAGATGTTCTATATCTCAAACAAATGTActtttttaaaagtgtaaagCAGTTTGTAGCTCTGGTGAAGAAGTTGGATGTGAACATGAACACCATCAGCACCAAGGTGCATTCAGCACTGACCCGACTGGAGAACAAGTACGACGCGTTACTGGCTCTCTACCAGCGGTTTGAGAAGTGAGTGAACACGTCAATGCAGCACAGGTTTTCCCTTTGACAGTTATAGAATAATAAAACCATATCTGATaacaacctttttattttgttttagaacatgCAGGAAAATCTTTGCCATGGCTCCTGATAATCCGTAAGttggaaacctttttctttatgTTCTTGTGTTGGATAATTGAGCTTGATATAAAAGATATGATGCAGCTTCAGGATTAATTTTTCAGTGTCTCTTTTCCAAGGGAATGGGAGACCCTGCGGAGCTGTTGGACAATGTTTCTTTTAGCGAAAGGTAAGTTAAAGGGTCAATTCAAGTTTTTGCTAGATTTTTTATTAACTTGcaaaatttaaatgtaattgaaaACAAGACTGCAAGCATGCAGGCTTCCTGAATACAGCTAGTTGGGAACGTTGTCTGTCAGAATAGAAACCTAAaacgttttgttgtttttgaacgtCTTTGTCATTAGCTAGCATATTGATTACTTGGTAACCTGAAGCCATTTTAATAATAGTTTATTTGTATACGGTTTACAGCTGTGAGAGTGGGATGTATATATGTCCACACAAAACACCATCACCTCCAGTGTTTCCATTCATTAGAGGAGACGCCGCGCCCCCTCAAGAtggtctgtttaaaaaaaaaaattaaaaaaatgatgatccACTGATCTGTGCACGGGGCATTTCCGTCCCGATGGGCACAAACAGACGAGGCGCAGAAGTGTTGCTTCTAATTTTTATTAGAAATGCTTGCATGTATGTCTGCTTATGACAACAATATACGACATGGTAAATACAGTTGAATTACCCTAACATTTTGAGTTTATTCACGTTCCCATCAATTCCTAcggaaagtttccaactttaAATATCCCATAATTTTGCGACCCCACTGCGATAAGATTtagccattttttttctctctaggGTTCATTGCATCAAGTTATCAGAAACTTAAAATCACAATCAAAGCCTGTCCGAGTAaatcagaaaattacatttatgCTGCTGACTTGCTCTTTGTCTCGTCTTTGGTGGTTGGTTACAGTGTTATCCCTCATGACTGGatcaaaaaaaaatggttataCCCACCAGTCACTCACCCTGAGAAACAGCAAGCAGgttggaaaaatggaaaaagcaaaaacagctgTTAACACACATGATGTAGCAGATTTCATCTTGCTCCAGCTTCTACTTCCTCAGTCGTGCCTAGCCGGAGAGCtcaaaagaaatggaggaatgttgtgttgtttcTAGTCTCCAGCGGGACTATTGTGATGCTGCTTCTCATGCGCTGCATCTCCGCTCCTTGCAGGAAgggctttgcagaaggaggatgACCTGGTCATACCGTTCCAGTTGCTGCTTTGTACGCTGGAGTTATTCATCAAGCGTTGCCCTCCAGACCTTCTGCAACCTCTTTACAGTGAGCTTCAGCGTCATTTACTTCAACCTGCCCTGTTTTATACACCTTTCTGAATTCTCATCATGCAACAAGGGTTTCATGTCCGGAAAGTTTATTTagttaaagattaaaaaaacgactttcttttatttaaacatgaatgcTTTCTATTAGTTGCCGTAGACCTAATAGGATTTCAAGTTGTTCTTTGCCTAAAAGGGTTCGTATAGTGTTATTATAGTTATGTTATCTGTGTACTTGCTTGAATGCAGCGTCATAAATGAAATGTTCTAATCCTTTGAATGTGTCCCTCTTAGAATCAGCCATCAGCAAATTTCAGAGCCCTCCGACACGAACATCTCGGCGCAGCCAGAGCAAGGCCAAGTCCCGACCTCTGGAGCCAGAGGTGGATTTGCAGCTTCTTAAGACCTTGAGCAATGAGAATGATTGCAATGGAGAAGAGGTCTGAGCCCCCCCCTTATACTACTTAAAGTTATCATACAAACCCATTCCTTTGTCCGTGGTTCTGTTGTATATTTGTTCTCATCTATGCAAATCATATTTGCAGGTGAAGAATGTATACCAGACCAGTTTTTTGGCTTTCCTGGAGTCCCTGGACCTTTCGAGGTCTCCAGACTTTCCTCAGGTAGGTGTGGACACCTGCTCTACTGTTTGGTTTCCATTAGTTATCTCCTCCTGCTTGCTCCcattttttaacgtttttatGTGTCTGACAGCTGTTGGTTGTTCCCTTTACTGCTTTTGCATGTTTGGTTTCACATTAATGGTGTCAGGAAAATGTGTACTCAAGCAGGGGATCCACTGTGGTGTCTCAGGGTAGTATATTGCGGAGGCAGGTATGAAATCAAAGGACACAAGATACTACTGTTTGCGGACACTGGCACGCTCATCAAGGAAGAATATTAgacatttttactgtaacattgtccGATTTATAGGACAGGTGGTGTGATTTATATACCTGCGTGTCTCGTGTAAACCTTCTGCTGAGGTCTTGATCTCACCTGTGAAGACCATTGTCTGATCTGGAGTCATTGTCTGATTGCAGATCTAGTTTTTACCTCAAAAACTTAAATTTAGCGATTTGTCAGCCCTCAAGATTGCTCGCAGTCCAAGCAGTAGCAGTAAAATTGTCCTTCACATTCGTTGATGCCTGATGATTTTCTGTACCTCGTATATAGTGCTGGTAAAGTAAACCGCTCATCTACACTGCAGCAATTATTGAACGCATTGAAGGGCACCCTGCTCTGCTTTTGTTAAAGTGTAATGTAGCATTTTTGGATTAATGTCAAAAAGGAGAACTTATTGGCCACAGTTGTATAAGGAGGGCACGATGGGTAACCTTTCATTTACACCCCAGGCTAAAGACCTCAACCAACAATATGAAGACCACTACCTCAAGAGTAGAGACATTGATGGGCGGCTGTTTTTTGACGGAGATGAGACGGTTCTTCCTTCTAAAGTGGAGatgtaatttccttttttccttcacaATTCAGCGTTTTGATGTTGGTTGGAGTCATATGGACGCATAATAACCGGCTGCTGTTTCTAGATTACAGGAGGAGAAAACCCCAAAGAAGAACCTGCCAGATGAAGAAGTACTCGTTCCTCCACAGACCCCAATCAGGTGAGCAGTTACTCACCTGATGAAATCCTAACGGGAGAAGGACTGAAGCCTAATTTTTACTTTCAGTAGCACCCTTTTTTAACATTTGTAGTTTCAAACCTTCTCACTTGAGACTCTGAATGAATTGTCAGCTCAGTGAATGAGCACAGTTAAGCACGGAAAAATGTTAATGCTGTTAATGGTTCTTTGATATGTTAAGTATGCAATGattgaaataaaaactactaGGTGTACTACATGTTTAAGATCTTTTTCTGTCTACACAAATTGTCACAGTAGGTGTGAAAAGATAAACTCACAGTTCCACGGACTGTTTTTAAGATCTCAAATTTTACCATAGCTTCTATACGGATACAAATTATTAAAAAGAACTTTTGTAATTTGCGTCacttacactgtgtgtgtttcattaggCTTTGTTGGTTGTGTGGTATTTTCTAGGTTTGTGTCTTCCCTTCAACCCTTTCTGATTTTATTTATGTCTCATCAGAACTGCCATGACTTCCATTCTTCAGTTGAGGGGGGATCTCACCTCCAACGGCGATCAGCCATCTAATAACCTGTTACAATATTTCAAAGTAAGTCTCTACAAGTAATAAACGCTGATTGAAATGTCCCATTAAACTTTTTCTCATGTATTTTCCCgatttttcttcttgtctttcttGTAATCAGAATTGCACCGTGGACCCGACGCAGGATGTGCTGAAGCGCTTGGAGACCATCGGGCAGGAATTTAGCCGAAAGTTTGGAGAGGCAGTCGGCCCGCACTGTGTAGGGCTTGGTTGGCAGGTGAGAACTTCCTCTGAAGAAGACAATCCAGCAATGGCGATGCTCACCATCCTCAAATGCTTGAGTGTGggatttcttttgtctttcagaGATTCAAACTTGGCACGAGACTGTATTACAAAATCATGGAGGCGATGCTGAAATCGGTACTTATTTATTCAAAACTATATAGAATAAAGTACCCAGGTTTACCCAGTGTGGACGGCAAGAAATCTATCTGTGTATAGGAAGCAACTCGCATGGACTTAAATAACTCCGTCATGTTGATTTTCTTTCCAATTTGCAGGAAGAAAAGCGACTGTCTGTGCAAAATTTCAGGtatgtttcttgttttttatcACATTTAAGAAGTTAGTCAAaggattttttgtttgttttaattggaCACATTATTTTCCTTCAGCTAAATGATATCTATTCTGTTCCAGCAAACTCCTTAATGACGCCACATTTCACAAATCACTGTTGGCCTGCGCTTTGGAGGTGGTGATGGCAACGTATAGAGGTTTGTCTTGTGATTTTCTTACTAAATGTTAACACATGCCGTCACAGGCTAGCTCTGAAAGAACTGCGTTGTATTCACAATTGTCAGCAATACAGGTAAACACCAGATGTGCAATCCGTTGTTATCATTTGGTTTGTGCTTGATGATTagagagcagctggaggacTGGAGGATACAACCATGTTGGTGCTGGTGACCCAGTTGAAACCCACTTGTGCTTCCCCTGGATACTGGATGTGGTCCATCTCCCCGCCTTCGACTTCTACAAAGTCATTGAGAGTTTCATCAAGGCTGAGCCCACTCTGAGCAAAGATATCGTCAAACACCTGGAGACCTGCGAGAACCTCATCATGGAGAGAATTGCGTGGAGGGCGGTAAGTTTGTTTTCTCACATCACTACAACaacataataacaacaacaacaacaaccacaacagtagtagtagtagtgtcaCAGCATGTCAAAGAGGTTCATGTATACAGAGCATCAAGACTCTGCAAAGAGACGTGCATTTATTGTCtgttgagaagaaagaaagatcaGCATGTATTATTACCTCATTTAAATACTTTACATGTGATGCCAACATAAGAACTCAATCAGGTTTCATCAGCATTGTTATCTGATCGTTATCTGTCGCCTGCTGCCGTTGGGTTTGTCTGTCCTGTTCCTGTTGTCTCAGTAATGCCTGGAGCAACATTTCTTCAAATCTGCCACAAATGTTCACTTAAAATCAGCTTTGTAAGTCACAGGTATATTTAGcattacaaaacatgtttttgaccATTACCCAGGAATCCACATGCCAATTCTTAAAAAAATTTGACTGACATGGATATAAATGACAACTTGATTGACTAGCAGAGGCATAAAACCTCAAGGCAATAGGTTCCACCCAAATGCAACATTcactatattaaaaaataaataattaaatatattaaatatttcacaaaCACATGCTGACATATTATGCTGAACAAGTGAGTAAGTGACAATGTGCTTCTTGTGGTACTGAACCCGAGGCTCAACCAACCAACAAACTCCTGCCAAAAATACCGATACTCTATTTACACAGTTCCCCTCAGTTTACCTTCATAAGAAGTGCACACAGTATGGGTTATGGgatactgtatataaatatacaaagtCCTGGTCAATTGTATGGAATTTGTTGGACAAAGGCGTGTAGAGCCCTTGAGATAATGATAACGAAATCTGTCACTGGCTGCCGCTGCCCCCACCGCCGTGCGCCTCCCTGTGCATGCGGCTGCTTGAGAAATAGTAGACGAGAGGGTTGAGGCAGCAGTTGCAGCTTGCTAGTGATAACATCACGGGGTGCACAGCCTTGGTCACCTTGGCCAGGCCACAGTGCTGCAGAAGCCCCACGTGCGTGAGGGTGTATCCCAGCAGGTTGACGTGATAGGGCACGAAGCACAGCACGAAGATGCCCAGCACCCAGTAGATGATGGTGAGAGCGTGGCGCCGGCTGCGGCGCTGGCCGCGGGAGCGCTGCCCCTGCTTGCGCAGCACTCCCAGCACTCTGCCGTAGCTGCAGAGAAGCAGCGCAGTCGGCAGCAGAAATGACCCCTGGACTAAGGCCAGGGCCGCCAGGATGATGGCGCGTTGGCGCTGCGAGGACGGGTCCAGCAGGCAGGGCTGGTGTGGGCGTCTGGCCGCCGAGTGCAGCAGAGGCAGACTCACGCTGAGCCCCAGCACCAGGCACCAGCTCCCCCCGCTAACCAGCCGGGCAACGCGCAGCCTGCGGAGGGTTGAGGCCAGCGGGTGCACCACCGCAAAGTAACGGTCCACCGCGATGCACACCAGGAAGAAGATGCCCCCGTACAAGCTGATGTATTTGAGGAAGAAAGTGAGGTGGCAGTATGCCGCTCCCTGCGTCCAAGTGGGCGGGTCAGCCGCCTCGGACGACAAGGCTCTGGCCTTttggtggtggtagtagtagaTTCTCAGGGGCAGAGAGACTATAAAAAGCAAGTCGGCGGCCGACAGGCTGAGCATGTAGATGGCCGTGCTGTTCATGGTGCGGGGAGATGCGCACAGTCTGCGCAGGGCCAGGCTGTTGGTGGCCAGCCCCAGCACGAAGATGACCCCGTAGGACGCTTGATAGAAGGTGAAGCGGTAGCTGGTGTCCACAGTGCAgttggacagaggagagaatgtCCTTGCTGGCACATCAGTCATGTTCCACGACTCCATGTCCCGAGATAATCTGCTTGTGTCTGCAGGAAATGGGTCTGGTGGAAGGGCGTCTAAGGCGGGAGGAAGGAACAAGTTCAGTTGCTAAGTAAAAACCTAATGAACTTTAAATGCCTGCTGTTTTATGGGACGGGTTTGCCGAGTCACACGAATACACGGCTTCAGCTGACATTGTCGATCCGTCAATAAAGTTTTAACTGCCACTTCCTGCTCTCgtaaaacaagcaaacattttattttcattacacGCAGAATgaggaaagaagaaataacCGCCTCACCCTGTTAAACTGTTACCCCTGAAAGTAAATCATTCGTTGAGCAGGTCGGGGATGTTGATTTAACatgattattgttttttatttgattcaatAACTATTTATCCGAGAGGGTCTAAATGTAAGCATTCCTTCCAGTTTTTGCAGCGATTGGTGTATGTCATCAGCATTTGTTGGacctttttcctccattttacCCCATTATCCTTTGTAATCTCTAGTTCACCAGGAATTTAGGCACATTAAGCCTATTCACATGCAAGACACAAAATTACCTGGAGTTGACTTGGTGATGAATTACAAGAGAACCAGTAATATCCTAATTTTACTGCTAATAAGATCCTCTGCCATTACATTAATTCCAAAAATACCATTTTTAATACAAACACGTTGATCCGTTGAGTATTTTGCAATACTTTTTAAAACCAATTCTCagcaatatttattttgcaagaCAAATCTCAATTATTAGACAAAAAAGATGTTTCAGACTTTAAAAATGATAGTTATTGctggctccctctgcttctTCAGTGGGCCTTTAAAACTCAAGGTGCAATCGATAAAACTGAAAAGAccacagaaagagaaagcatcCTCCCTCACCTGCATCAGCGTCCTCATAGATCCAAGGACAGCGGGACAAAGCTGGTGTTGATCTGCAGGACTGCTTGTTAGAAAGCTGTGATGATGCGCATGCTACTGAGGGAAACCGTCCCCTCCTACACTCCTACACAGATGAGggtcccctcccctccatccccgGCTCCACTCCTACGCACACCTCTTATGCATTGTTTTTACCACTAACTCATTTAGTCAAAACATAAACATCAGCTTATTGCTGTGTTAATGTAATGAATGCGGGGGCCTAGGTCGGCTTGAGGACAGCCCGCCATCTGGTCTGAACCAAACTAGTTTTAACTTCAAATTGAGCCCAGATTGTTTCGTTAGCGTCATGTTTATGGCTGCTTGTTAAAAACCTAAGAGTTGGAGTTGATCATTAACTATACAGATGGAGGAATAGCAATAATCCACTGAAAGAAGGAGCTCTCATCTTGTGTCTCGCGTGTCAGCGTTTGAGTCGGTCTCTCTCTGCTGAAGTaacatacattacatgtcaattagctgactcttttatccaaagtgacttacaataagtgcatttccacatagagatacaaactcagaagaacaagtaacaagaaagtccaataagcagtttcaaaacaggttatagataagtgcaatttaagtgctaaggtttgttagtgctacagtttgttagtgttttagtcaaggtatgatctaaagaggtgtgtcttgagttttcagcagaagatgtgaaggctctctgtggtcctgatgtcgtcagagagctcgttcgttgggatgtagggtttgaccgtgtcctggatgtagactggacccgatccattcacagcatggtacgtgagaacctatgttttgaactggatgcaggcagccaGTGGTAACCAGTGAAGTGGGTGAAGGAGCGAAGGAGTgaagtagtgtgggagaatttagaaaggttgaagaccagtcgagcttctgcattctggatgagctgcagaggtcgaatggcggcagcagggagacctgccaggagagagttacaataataaaggcgggagatgacaacgggcctgaatcagtacctgtgccgccttct
Encoded proteins:
- the rb1 gene encoding retinoblastoma-associated protein; this encodes MPPKKRNSGTTQIKEVKSAESVSPNKKECPELSFKKHRDKDAEFVTLCKSLHVTDVVCDHTWSLGKSLQEFMDEIADSQRRVWGACLFVSGIDLDVASFTVTQVLKAVNLNVKQFVALVKKLDVNMNTISTKVHSALTRLENKYDALLALYQRFEKTCRKIFAMAPDNPEWETLRSCWTMFLLAKGRALQKEDDLVIPFQLLLCTLELFIKRCPPDLLQPLYKSAISKFQSPPTRTSRRSQSKAKSRPLEPEVDLQLLKTLSNENDCNGEEVKNVYQTSFLAFLESLDLSRSPDFPQAKDLNQQYEDHYLKSRDIDGRLFFDGDETVLPSKVEILQEEKTPKKNLPDEEVLVPPQTPIRTAMTSILQLRGDLTSNGDQPSNNLLQYFKNCTVDPTQDVLKRLETIGQEFSRKFGEAVGPHCVGLGWQRFKLGTRLYYKIMEAMLKSEEKRLSVQNFSKLLNDATFHKSLLACALEVVMATYRESSWRTGGYNHVGAGDPVETHLCFPWILDVVHLPAFDFYKVIESFIKAEPTLSKDIVKHLETCENLIMERIAWRAGSPLFELLRQEHGGGAADQVETTASISQPLQHNHTAADLYLSPVRPGRDLPPETPATPTSQTSSQPLNQPAGHTPRLPKSNSLSLFYKKLYRLAYTRLQLLCSYLLSSHPELEPIIWTLFQHTLQHEHELMRDRHLDQLMMSAMYAICKVKSVDLRFKTIVTAYKNMANASQETFKHVLITEGHYDSIIVFYNLVFMQKLKTNILQYASTRPPTLSPIPQIPRSPYKFPNSPLRVPGSNNVYISPLKSSRMSPGIMTPRSKMLVSIGESFGLPNRFQKINQMVNSGDRSFKRSLDPSSAPKPLKRLRFDVDGQDEADSSKSGRDSTLILKLAEMSSTRNRMQEQKMKEDAESKKE
- the LOC119215278 gene encoding lysophosphatidic acid receptor 6-like — its product is MESWNMTDVPARTFSPLSNCTVDTSYRFTFYQASYGVIFVLGLATNSLALRRLCASPRTMNSTAIYMLSLSAADLLFIVSLPLRIYYYHHQKARALSSEAADPPTWTQGAAYCHLTFFLKYISLYGGIFFLVCIAVDRYFAVVHPLASTLRRLRVARLVSGGSWCLVLGLSVSLPLLHSAARRPHQPCLLDPSSQRQRAIILAALALVQGSFLLPTALLLCSYGRVLGVLRKQGQRSRGQRRSRRHALTIIYWVLGIFVLCFVPYHVNLLGYTLTHVGLLQHCGLAKVTKAVHPVMLSLASCNCCLNPLVYYFSSSRMHREAHGGGGSGSQ